The genomic DNA AGAAATAGTGTTACTGCCGGAGACAACTACAACTATTTTCCCCTTAATCACTGCACACGTACGCTGGTTCACCAATATTAGCGAAATTGAAGGTGCATCTGGACGCTGCGTGGACCAAGTAGTGAAGAGACACCCCCGcccttccctcccaaaACAACCTTCGAAATCAGAACTTTCGATTAACGACATTTTCTACTAAAATTAATATTTGCTATCGCAATAGCTGTCTGAACGATAGTATAAATTATGGTATGTGGTCATGTATGGTGTCATGTTCGTGTAGTTGACCTGCTTACTCGACAATTGACATCTTCACATTCAACCCATCGTTTGCCATGCAGCCTACCAACGCGGACATCAGACGCAAGAATGCAAACTTTGCCGCTCGGGCCCAAGCGGGGAAGAGAACGGCTCGTCCTCCAAGGTCGGCCCAACGACGCAGTGTAGCAACTTGGGTGTTGATCGTTATTGGGTTTCTTCTTGTGGGAGGCAGTAAGTTCATTGCAATTGAAGGAAGACTCCATTGAGTAGCTGACTTCTCCGTAGCGGTTGCTGAGCTGATTCGTATGATTGTGATGGGTTAATTTAGACGCCTTGTGGCACAGCAAGACGGTAGGTACAAATGTGATTTACGATGCAATAGTGAAAGCTGATTGAGGCTTAGTGATTTTAAATGAATATCAGATTACAgcacctttttctttcagaCTCCTTCACTGAGTGAACATATGTATTCATTAATCCACATCCTGTACAGTTGCAGTAATATCCTCCTGATTTCATCTGTCTAGTTGAGCGCATTGTATAATTTTCCAGATACATGAACATGAGGCAGACATGAAGATATTGAACATATATAGGACGGTACTTGTATAGCGCTTTCAGACCACGAAGTGGGTTCAGACGGTCAAGGAAGCTTATGTAAAAGAACAACTGCTTCCAGTTTCATTCATAAGATAGCTCGCCTTTTCCACCGTCTGAAATATCATCTTCTGACACCCCTGGCACGCCCCGTATATGGGACGCCCCCGAAACTTGCTGCATTTGAGAGTCGTGAGACAGATCTGGTTCGTGTGCTCCATCTGATTCGACGTGATGAGGTACGCCAGACTCCCCTTGCACACCAGATAATTCGGATACGCCCGTTACACCAGGAACTGACGCGAACCCGGCCGCCAATCTAGCCAGTCCCTGAAAGTCAGGAGAACCTGTGGGTCCCACAGTCGCTGCCGCTGATGAGAGATTAGGAGGGGCGATGTTCCTTGACGCAGAAAGCGTGTAGAACAAGCTGCGAGACGGCAAAGTAGCTTGTGGTATATATTTCGAGAAAAATTGGACGAAAGTTGGATTGGTAAGCGTTTCAATGGGTATATCCAACATGTTGAAGATATGCCAGAGGTGAACATTGAATTCACCCTGCTGCTCGTCACTCAATTTGCCCCGGCCTCCGGCCTTGACGGGCGTTGAGTGCCTGCCGCTAGGTCCTGCTTCTGTTCCAGGTGAACCAGGGTGGCTCTTTCGCTTCTTAAGTGGAACAGCATCTGGGATCATGATTCCCTGGGAATGGGAACATCTCTGTAGGTGACTGCGAAGACGCGATGGAACACCAGTGTAGGGCTGGCAAAGAGACATGGCTACGTGTCAAAGCATTGTGTTATTCCATATTCTCTTGTGCAATCCTAAAGCAGCGGCCCTTACCTTTATAACGTCGCGCGGTCTCTATTTGACCAGTCTCCGCGAGAACAGAGTCGTCGGGTACCCAGGTGGCCATCTCGGGGCCGACGAGCTTCATTCTAACGCAGTTCTTGCACCAGCCATTGTTGTGGGCAGAGTTGGCTTTTGCTTTCAATCCAAGACTTTGTACGTCTTGCTCAATGCGATAATAAAATTCCCAGACTGGATCAAGACTTCGGCCCATGGTGAAAGTAGTTAATAACGTTGCGGGCGTTATTGGTGTATAAATTATTGTTAAGAATTGATGAAGGGCGATGCGATGATGTTTATAACAGAAGAATGGCATTTTTAGGCGTTTAATAATCCCTTTCTTAATGCCGAAAGGTGGCGCAGCACCATCACCTTGTCAGCATCTCCCTGGCTCCTTCGTTTTTCGTATTGTTATATACATATTGGTTGTGGTGATTATATGTATAAATAAGTATCTATTTTACTATTATTTCACGGTTTGCGGCAAGAGGGAGGACACAAGGCATCGACAGACCATCGCAttgaaaggatggaaacgACTGTAGGAGCATCCTGCTACGTACCGAATTGCAAGGGCTTAAAAGTCACAgtaagaaaaaaggaaggccATTCTCTCGGGGTTTCACCGCTTTCTCAGCTTCTTGTCGTGCCCCTTAGCCACTATATCTCAAGATCGCCAACAATCAGCTTACAGCATTAAGCCCTGTCTCTTTTGCGGTACATTATCCCGATACTCAAatccccaccatctctccagTCAGCCACAACAATTACAACCCATAACTGCGCTATTACTCTCAACAAAAACTATTGCTCCACTTCATATCAGCCATGGCGTACGCCATTTCTCGTCTCACGGCGGAGTCTGATTTTTCACAATGCTTTGACTCGCATATGCTACAACAACAAAGCCCTGACCAAGAACAAACCCATGTAGTTGCACCTGGTGCAACAATTTACGACGACGTTACGCGTTTACCGATATATGACGGAGAACCATGGCGAGAAGCTTTCAATGCAACAAAGACCACACACAAAAATGGAACAAATACTGCGGTGTCTCAGCTGGCAGGTATCGATACATCACTTCTCCTCTCATCTCCTAACTCAAATGCCTCAAGTCCGACTAACATATTCGTCCCGGAGCTCTTGGATGTTCACAAGGCCCTTGACTCGGAGCCGCTAAACCAAAACCAATTTCGTCAACTCGATAGCATCACCGAGCAATACATCATTCCTGGATCATTAGATTTCACCTCGCCTGCAATCAAATTAGAGTTTGATAGCCAAGCAAGACAACAGTATGAGGCAAACAGTCAATTTGATCATGCCAGTTTGTTTCGGAAGTTGGGAAAACCGTTGTCAACTCCTCAAGTCCAATTCAATGTGTTTTCACAGTTCTTCGTGTCACCCGCCGACAACGAGTCTTTTCTGTCCGTCAATCCCGACGATGTGACTTTGAAACGCAAAGTGTTTGAAAGTGAATTGACCAACGGTCGTGAAATCAAGAGGAGGGATGTCACTTCCTCATTTGGCGACTTTACCCACGGTGTGCAACCTCCCTTGTTATCCCAGCAGCTCGTTTCACCTGTAACCGATAGCGGCAATGTTGTCTTCAACAGCGAATTGCATCCTAAAGAGGGTTCTGATGCTACCCATAACAGTAAAGTTTCTACTACCCGTCCTAAATCTGTTGTTCCCGAGAAATTCCTGAACGACGGTTCAGCCGAATTGGCCTTAGGAATGAGTGTTACTAAAATCCAATCCTTTCCTACTTTTGAGGAGCTTCTCAAACACGTACAACCCTGCCATTATTCTCATGCAAAGAGTTTCGGAGAGAAGATTGCGAGAAACAGGATCAAAGCAAAAAACGCAGCGAAGCGATCGAGAGACCAAAGGAGGGCTAAGATTGAAAGGGTGGAGGAtcttgagaag from Cryptococcus neoformans var. neoformans JEC21 chromosome 3 sequence includes the following:
- a CDS encoding expressed protein; this translates as MGRSLDPVWEFYYRIEQDVQSLGLKAKANSAHNNGWCKNCVRMKLVGPEMATWVPDDSVLAETGQIETARRYKAMSLCQPYTGVPSRLRSHLQRCSHSQGIMIPDAVPLKKRKSHPGSPGTEAGPSGRHSTPVKAGGRGKLSDEQQGEFNVHLWHIFNMLDIPIETLTNPTFVQFFSKYIPQATLPSRSLFYTLSASRNIAPPNLSSAAATVGPTGSPDFQGLARLAAGFASVPGVTGVSELSGVQGESGVPHHVESDGAHEPDLSHDSQMQQVSGASHIRGVPGVSEDDISDGGKGELSYE